ATTCACTGCAAAAACCATTAGGgagcttgtctttttttttttaggttaagTGTATATTACATAGAAATCCATATATAGTCCCTGTAGCTGTGTTgctggaaataataattttttttcatctctgtgtgCCTGCACAAAAATCCCACATCCTTTTGGCAGAGCAAGTCTCTTTTTTGTCTAGACCATTATACAAAGTCTGTAGCTAATTTGTATTGCTTCAGGTGCTTGGGAGCAATCCTACGAGCAGTTTGGGTGCTGGATATAAAAGGAGGGTAAATTACAGCAGCAAACACCTGGGAAGAAGAAACATTATATAAATACAATATGTAGTATATAGTAATTCCCTGTTACAATACACATAACATCCAGAAGAAAATGTGTATCCCCACCTTAAAGCATGGAAACACTTTAGAGAAAATTATGCCTGCCAACAACTTCTCATTTTGTGTATACTGATAGGATAATTTGCTAAAACTGCTTAGTCATAACTAACCATACCTCAGTTCAGAGCAACAgcaccctcccctcccagatGCCATCACTGGAGATTAAGAGAAGGTGACTTGAGTACTAATgcaggctgctggagaggggggGTCATTTTGTTATCCTGTCTCTTGCATGGAGCAGTCCTGAAGTGCTGAGGATTTACAGTCTGACAGATGAGAAATGCACCTCTTCCTCCAGTCCCTCAGACTGGTGTTTAGCCTCATGCTTGGGGAACTCACTCCCTCTGCTGATGTATTTTGCTCTGCACGTTTTTCAGGTTGCCTGCAGGAACCAAAGAGATTTTAGAAAGCAGGATAGAGAGGCAGTCCTGTGCTTGGGAGGGCACTACATGGGGCATGTCATGTCATACTCAAAGTGCATACTATGTGATTAGCTGGCTTACAAGTAGAGAAAACTGCTTTGAAATGTAAGGTGGTAAAAAAAAGTCAACCTCaggaagtaatttaaaaatgggAAGCATTAAATGCCTTTTGAATTGTGAATGTGGTCACTTCACAGAGCTCTTTGTGgtcatttttctgattttattccCTTGTCAGTGCCATGGTACAGACAGATGTTGATTTCTGGGTCTCTCACGTTCCACTCCCTGACTTCCAGGGTTGGGTTTACAGCAAAATGCTTTCCATCACCCTTGGTGGGTTAGATCCAGGTACAACACCCAACCTGCTCTTCCTTCAAGGCTACACTTTAGGATTCTCCCTACTTGGAAGCTGACCGAGAACTGCCAGAGCAAAACCCTCACTGTTTCCAGGATGTTTCAAACAAGTAGTTAATTTTTTTGCCCAGAACTGTTGGATATCCATGATGTTCTCCTATGTATCTTGCAGGAAAGCTGCCTACGACACCTCAGATCCCAGTGAAGGGCTCATgaaccttttaaaaaagatgtATGCAGAAGGGGATGATGAAATGAAACGCACCATCAACAAGGCCTGGgttgaaagcagagaaaagcaatCCAAAGGGGACACACCAATGGATATTTGAAAGTACTCTGAGGGCTGCCTTAATACTGATCTTCCACATGAGACGTGCTGTGCTGCAAAGACCATCGTTTACACAACCTTCTTCCAAGCAAAGACAGTCATTTGCCATTTCAGgttggagaaaatatttaaataaaatagcttATAAAGCAATTCCTTCAGTCAAGTGGTTCACCATTTCCTGAAGAGTGGAGCATAGGTATATCCTTATCCCTCCTTGAAAAAGCATCTTGGATGAGTGGAGAGTTGTGAAACTGAGaacagaaagtaaaagaaaaggcATCCTACAGTAGGACTGTCACAGCCTCTCTGTTGCAAGTGACCACTGCACCCCTCTGGTTGTTGGGGTTCATATTACCACTACACAGGGTGTGGTTTTTTGATTTCATGTGGGAATGTTGAACTGTTAAGCATGTGACAAAGAGAGAAACACTGAAGGAAGCAGAACTGCTATTTCAAGCACTGCTAGTTGAGCAGAAACAACAGTGTTGATTCTGtggtattaaaaatgtaatgattATTCTCAGAAACTAATTACTGGCTGTGGAACcacttttaattttgaaagtgaAAGCAGCTGTATAGCACCTGTGCTGTGACCTTGAGGTGTCTGAGGTGGCAGGAAGAGAGCTGCAGATGCTGCATGGTGTTTGCCCTGCCTCTGCCAGtatgaggaaaagcagaaccaCCACCTCTTTCCCCTATGAACTTTGCAGGGTTTTAAGGCAACAGTCAGATTACATGAGGACAACTTTTACTTCAAAATTTGACTAAATGGGAGAGATGGGTTGTTGTACTTTGCTTGCCTTCCATCTGGTGGTAGAACAGTTTTACTTAGCCTGTTCATCACAGTCTCTCAGCcccactgccagggagggggacTGAGCAGACACTGCCCCTTTACTGCTCTTTGAAGAAGAGTACAGGGCAAACAAGCTTGGCAGCAGGCTTGTTGCTATTCTTGTTTTCTCCATGCTAtgtccttctctctctcccaaGGACAGATACGTTTGTTACCTGATGAATTAAGGAAGCCATTACTCTTATTATGGTCTAGACTAGGACTTAACTTGTTAccttgtttttaaagcattggACCAAGCACTATACTACAAGCAGGAGATAAATACTAGCATGTTGTAGTTTCTAATAGGTCCTTTATTCATTTTGTCTGTtaatatacatacatacaatACTTAGCAAGAGTATCTAACCTTGAGGCAATGTTCTATCTTCTGCTCATCCTTGTTCATGGCAGAAAACCTTTTTGACCTGTTGTGCAATTCTGTTTATGCTTTTACCCAAATTATCATGGCAAATTTACCATATGGTGGCAAAAATACTGCTTAAACAAGCTGTGTGCTCTATGTCTTTATTTCTGATGTTGCCCACATCTCAGCTTAGTTTTGCAACCATGAGataagtgttttattttctttttatcctcaAGATAAAACTTCCTCCCATACAGACCAGTTCTGACCAGTCAGTGTGGCATACGATCCTCTCCCTATTAGTTTGATATTGATGCTGGACTCCTGGACAGGACAGTCTTTAATTTCTCAAACTCACAGACTGAGCCTGTTCTGTGTTGCCTGCATCAATCCTCTGCTGTCTATCCATGGGGTGATGCTACCACATGGCCCTCTGTATCCCAGACATCTGAGCATGGTCAGCAAAATGGCGGAAAACAATTCTGCTGAGCCTCCAGCGCCGCCTGACTCCGCGGGGCCGGGACGTCAGGACACACCTGTTGTGGATCCTCACGGGGCAGCTGTCCCGGGGCAAGCTGGCAATCTCTTTATCAGCCACTTCCTAAGAAAGAGGACAACAAAGTTTAGCTGTGTTTCCCAGGATCTCGAGGGGGGTTATTGCCAAACCTTGGAATCTACCTCTAGGGTCGGTACCACCTCAGAGCACGCGTCGCTGTTTGACGTGGAACTTCCACCCATCCCACTTTCTGAGCATCTTAACAGTGAATGTAAATTAGAGACCCCAATCACACAACCTCAAACCAGTAATTAGTCATAATCCACTGGGGTTTCTCCTTTCTGTAGAGTGGaatagtttttttaaatgaagtgttCTTTATTAACTACCTTTCCAGATAATGTACTTTTACGTCAGGAAAAGGAATCTATTACAGGATACTTTGGAAAGAGTTGCAGACAGAGAAGGACAAGTCGAAGTGTCTCATAATGAGAAGGCTTTTAAGAAAGGTCTTTCCATGTACAGCAAGAGAGCTCAAGAGTTTTAAGGATGCACTAAGTAACAGCATATGCAATTTCAGAAGAACAAGTGAGCTCAGCAGGGAAAGACAGCCTAAAGGAAGTGGCTTGAGGCTAGGTAAGCATCCCTAACTGCAGCATACttatattattttctgaaaaccaCAAGGGCTCAAAGAATCCCATTCTGCCACAGAAGGATATCACAACTGGAGGTAGAAGGAAAGTCTGAGACTGGACTACAAAAACTATTGCAATACAGCTGAAAAGCAATAGTGTAAGGCTATCTTCTATGGGGACATGCCCCTTTAAAAGAAGATGGAATCAAGACAACAACAACGTGACTTTCAGCTTCAGTAACAAGAAGGTCAGTAGGACTGCTTGTATTCAGAACATATTTAATTTACTGGTTTTGTCCTGTTGTGCATCTTAATTGTGTGTACAGCTGTATATAGACACCACCTAGTACAGCCCAAAACATGCAGTATCATACAATGGCTTAGGTTGTCAGGGAACCTCATCtactccattattttttttgcccATTTAATTCCTACAGTTTTATTCAGGAACCAGCCTGTACTTTTACAGAAAACCTGCAGCTTGGTTTTAAAGCGTTAAATTTTGAAGCCCAGGAAACATTTTGTAGGGGAAGGAAAAGTTACTTTCCTGGAGTCTTTCTTAGATCCAACTGCTGCTAGGACTTTGTGACTTAAAAAGGGGacaaaagcagctcagaaataCCGAAAGCAAAGTCAAGTCAGTATGTAAAACCAAATTCATACACTTTCTCCTCCAAGATACTTGAAGGTAGAGGCACAGCCAGACTGAGTACATAAAGGAATATTTTGGACACCTGCAAATGTTACTAATACTTAGTAAGGAAGGGTGAGAGCAAGGTGGTGAATATGTGCATATTTAAGGACACCAAGACCCAATGCAGCTTTTAGATGCTTGTAACTCAGGCAATGAGCAAAATTAACTATTTCTAATTAAACAACGTGGTGGGTTTAGCTGGATCGAGCTTCCTAGTTTTTAAATGATAGTGGTGAAGGGAAATTTCACTGTCATAGTGTTATAGGTACTGCTCAGGTAAGAAGCACTGgcttaaaaacccaaacccccacACAACCTCTGCTCAGGTTGTACACAGTCCAAGCTCCAGAGACACCCGAGCAGTAGCGGTCGCTACACAACATCCCGCTATTCTATGAGTCAGGGCAACACCCACACAGGGGCTTGGGTCTgtcaagctgctgctgcagccccgAGGAGACTGAGCATGCCGAGGAGGGTGCAGCAGAGGCCCTGGAGTGGCCCGTGGGCTACCTGCAGCTCTTTGGGCAGGATGCTGTTCTTGCGGATGGCGTTGATCCGCAGCCTCTCGTCCGCGTACTCGTACGCCAGCTTCCGCCTCTTGACATCCCGCAGCATTCTCCAGTCCACATAGTAGCTCCGCACCTGACTTGTGCCGGACGAAGGGAGAACctaattataaaaattaaattcattatAATGCAGTTTGCAAACTGAATCCCCTTGCAGAGTCTGCGCGCGTCCAGTCTGCCTAATTCGAGCACGAATTATACCCATAAAGGCGTCCTCATCGGAATTTTCCCAATTActtcctggcagtgctgctttACGCTGTGATCCACCTCAGCTGGCACCAACCAGCAGGGAATTTCTGGTCAGGCAGACAACCCGCGGTCACATCTGTCCTTCCCGCGGTGTCACCGACACCGCGGAGCTGCCGGGCGGACCCTGCCGCCTCCCCCCCTGACAAGCCCCGCGCCCCCTCTGCGGGCTCTGCCCGCTCCCCGGCACCCGGCTCGGGCTCTTGGCAGCTCcggagggggaaagggaaggaaaataccGGGCTGAGGTGCCGAGCGGCCCGCAGCGCCCAGCCCAGCATGGCCGCCGCCATCTTCTCGGTGCCCGCCTGAGGCACCGCGCAGGCGCCGGGCCCCGAAGGGGGCGGTCGGAACTATCCCCGCCTCTGGTGGGTCTGGGGTGGTTTCTCGCTCCACCCTTCCCTTCGGTTCCAGAGGCACAGCATTTCCAGTGCCTCTGGGGGTGGGGAAAAAGCTTAACCCAGAGCGCTTTAGGAAGCTGTGCTCGTGACAGACGAGCTGGcatttcccctccccccaaacATCAGGATCTGACTTGGGGTGGACTAAAAGGATCACGGGCTGGAGGGGATAAGCCTGTTAAAATGACGGGAACCCATTAGGAATGAATCCCATCAGGAAAATGGGATGCAGAGAAGTCACAGGGCGTTTTGAGAACCCTGGCCAGGAAAGCACGTTTGTCCCCTATGCCTGTCATTTCTGGGTATTCGGTTATCTGCCAGCTGCTTTTCTAAGTTTTTTTGTCCACTTGCTTATCACCTAGGACTATTCCTAAATAAGTATCAGcgttctgcattttttccaacTCAGTAATTTTGGGTGAGTTGCTGCATTTTACTGGCAAAAGGGAATAACAACCCTGAGCAGTGAAAAATACATGGGAAATTGTTACTCTTACCTGCCCTTTTATTTGGTGAGAAAAACTGTCCTGTTCTACCCACTAGGATTCACTTATGTGATCTTTAAAATAAGTGTTCTGATTTCAGGGAGAACACCCTTTAAGATTTTGATGTTGAATTAATAATTCTGAGTAATTTTCCCATTCATAACAGCTTGTTAGCTACATCCAAAAGGTCATGTGAGAAGCTCCAAGGCTTTGAAAGCCTTACTGAAACATCAATAATCCATGTATTAGTGTTATTGAAAATGAGTAGTGTGTTGAATGTCACTCAGTTTTGAAGGGTTTAAGCTTTCCCAGGTTGTCTCCTACAACCACATGAAACCATGTATCCGCTAAAGTAAATGGGAGCATTGCCTTTGGCTTTGATAGAGCTAGGGTTTAACCtagaaagtaattattttataatgctTGTTCCTAGTAATTTTCGGTTTTAGCCTCGATTTTGGTGGGACAGTAGTTGTTTCAAAAGCCCTTCTTTTGTCATGAGAACATGGAGGAAGCCTGCTCACACCTTTTCAGCCTTTGCAGAGGGAAGTGTGGGATGATCAAAGATGGAGAGACCCTACAGTATTTATGTGAAAGACTCCAATGATCTAACTCTAAGTCTTTCTCCATCCTACAGGTCAGAGCTTGAAGATGTGGGGTACAGGCATTTACAGTCTTTTCTGCCAGAACTCCATCAGCCACAGGAGATGCAGAACTGGGAGCTGCTATGGTCAAGGCAAGAGCTGATAAAGACTTGAGTATGGATTCTAGAAGGGTGTCACACAGATGATGGAGAGGTGGgactgaggagaaaaaggaagactttatttgcaggaaaaaggaaaagcaggtcTAGGACTCCAGGgttgcagaaaaggaaaagagaatgtTAGGAGAATGTTCTGTGCCTAGCCCTTCAGCAGTCATTGCTGAGAGAAGGAATTTTATGTGTCTGAGCTTTGAAGCTCAGAGCTTTGAAGCTATGATTCCCCCCTTGATGAGACTGAAATGTCATGAttcccctcctttcttcttACTGTAAATTAAATGTATGAGGTAAGTGCTGAACAGTTTTAAAAACCATCATACAAATTGGTGCTTGGGAATGAGTATAGAGATAACTcccttattttatttaattcgTGTAATGTAAAGAATTGTAGACTGCCTCTGGAAATCCATACCTTGTTTTTGTTGATGTCAGTGTTGATTTTCCTTGAAGAGGGATGAGCTAGCACTAGAGTGGCCTGTCATGCAGGAAGAAGCAGGTATGATAGTATTTCCAGTGATGGTGCATTTTTTGGTGTGGCTTTTATCAACCAAAGTCTCATGTTTCTAAGCATGAAGGACACCTGCCTGTAGAAGGTAGGGCATTAACCTAGTGGTAGGGGTACTGCCAGAGTTTTGGGAGACATTTAGAACAGTTATATGTTCAGAACATGTACACAGAAACTGTTTACTTCCATCAGAACCCAGGACTGTATCACTTTCAGAAATGTGATTATAATGGAAATACAGAACTTATCTGAACACTTAATCTGATTCTTTAGTAGTGAAGTCCTCTGTTACTTCAAAGTATTATCTGGGGCAGCACTATTGTCTGGGTTAAGATGTGCTGTTACTATGGATACATATCAGCCAAATAGTTCCTAGTTATTCCATTACCTAATTTAGCacttaaataatgtttttttcttttgtttgtgcaGCGAAGGACACAACTGCTTAGCAAGTCACATATGGTGACATTTTGTAGCTGCATCCTGTGAtgtgaaattttaaatgttttaaccAAATATATATCACCTCCTGTACAAACTGACGTCTACCATCGATGCCAAAATGCAGTTGGTAACATTGGATAATCCAACTGATAAATTTAGCTttctaattttacattttatccTCACACCCATGTttgttccctttctttcttcctgttatTCTTGCCTATAAGGTGATCATTTTTGAAGTTCAAAATTCTTCTGTGGTTGATGGCATAAAAATTTTACAGtgaacagttttctttcttttgaagaCCTTATTGGAAGATTTTAAAGTAAATGTTTGGAATTCAGTTTTGACCTCTAAATGTCAATGCATTTAAACAGTAATATTTAaaacagtaatattttatttcctcatttttaagtCTTAGTCTGAAAACAAGCTGCAAACAAGCTCTTCATATTTATGCATGCAGGGTAAGaaagaaggaatattttttaaataaaagtagaGGAAATCAAATGGGTTTACAACACATCCTTTCACTCCATGTGTTAACAGATTTGCTCTAGTAGCTGCTAAATGAACCTTGCCAATGCTGAGATAACAAATCAGAGAACTGCATCAAAGCAAAATCAACTTGAAATCCCTCAAGTGAAGCCAGTATTCAGGCACACAAAATACCAGCACATTAGTTTCAAGtggagaaaatgttttaaaatattttaattctccCCAGCTCATCTCCCTTGTGATGAGCTCTCCTGTGGTGagactgcaggcagcagctctgtcctgacaactgcagcagcagtggcatctgtgacacagcccagggggTCTGCCAGGGTGACAAGGAGTTAATTGGAGAGGATTGCAGTGAGAAACAATGTCCCAGGGACTGCAGTGGATGGGTTCTGTGATGCAAGAGAATGCTACTGCTACAATGGCTTCTTTGGCCTTGACTGCTCCCAAGGTAAGATATATTTGTGAGTTATTTCTGCcctctttctttcattctgaGTTTCCCTCTCCACCTCACAGAAAGGTTTGGTTAGTCCTGTAGGTAAGCCAAGCCTGGGGTCACTGTGTTGTTCTTGGAGTTCCTGCTGGGCTAGGAATTGCTCACTGATCCTTGTCTCTGAGAATTCCCTCgaaaatatttttgaactgGGGAAAGGtggaaacacaggaaaaggTAGCACTAGCACAAGCCTGTGTGTAGCAGCTGGGGAGAGCAAAATTGGGTCTGGAACCTGTAATTACATAGGGAGCCAGAGTCTTATCTCTAGATACATAAATGAGACAACAGAAGGGAAAATCATGTTTGCTGCAGTGTGCTCTGCTTGCTGGTTTGATAAAACCTGTGAAACAAAGTATGCATAAATTCTTGACATAACTTCCTGCTGAAGTAAGGTCTTTGGGAAGTACTCCCTTATCCTGCTTTTTACAAGGCAGAAGGACTGGTCTGAGAAGACCTGACTTGAGCTGACCTTGAGTTGTGTGTCCAGCAGTTTCTGCTTCATTCTGAAAAACCTATAATCTCTGCATAGTCACAAGTCAATACTCCAGGCTTCAGCACTGAGCCTTTTACCCTGGAAACCACCTTTCCTTCTCAGCACATCACTGCTTAGCCTCATGTTTCACAGCTCTTCAGGAGGCAGAAGTAGGTACAGACACATTCTGAGCACGAGGAGTTTGCAGAGACCttacagaatcactgaatggtttgggttggaaggggccaAAATGATCTTTAGGTCTTCCAAGACCTCCACTGCCTTACTAGCAGTGACCTTACTGTCAGATCTGTTCTGCTCCAGATCATCCCTCACCTCTCAGGCCTTATCTATCTGCTTAGAGACTcaccttttatttaaaagattattATCTTATTAGATTATTAGTTTAATATTTAGTGTGACAGGACCAGaagaaatggatggaagctgtgccaggggaggtttaggccAGATGcgtaggaaacattttttcactgagagggttgtcaggcattggaatggcccaggacagtagtggagtcaccatccctggaggtatttaaaaggcatttggacctgtccttagggatatggtttagtagttagattatggtgttggtcaggttggactggatgatcctggGGGTCTCTTCCAACgtaaaacattctgtgattcattcaAACAAGAGCTCTGCATCCAAACTTCACTCCTCCTTACCCTTCCACACTATTCAGAGTTGTTTCTGTCTAGCTCCAGCACCCTTCCCCCTCTGTCAGTAGACAAAGATTTGCTGCTCAGAAGGCAGCACCTTCAAAAAGGTGTTGAGCAGAAttgttttttccagagcagaaacAATTGTCCTGGAGAACTGGTGCCCAGCCAGCCTCTCTTACAAGGGGCTGGCTGGGTCCAGCATGGgatccttttcctttccacatGACCTGTAGATGTTCTCCAGGCTGTGAAAGTGGCCTCTACTCTCTGAGTAGCTGAGTGAGCAAGCACTGCACCTTTAATGCATATTGCACAagacattttgcttttgtttctgagcACTACACTTCCACCCCTGCTTAAAAACTGTTTTAGGTCCAGAGGCAAATGGTTCCCATCTCAGTATCTGCAGCCAAGCACTCCTCTCTCTAGCTGTCaaattgcctttttctttgttcctaTTTGCCTTAGGTTTCTGCATCCTAGCAGGTTTACAGTgagcaattttttatttattattattattattatgttttttatGTGTcatgaaaagacatttttcatgtATATTGTCATGGTAACTGGAATGGCTGAACATCTAGAAGTTACTATCAAGAAAACAATACAGTTCATGTCTTGCAATTCCTTTTGAAGTAGAAATAGGAGGCTATGACACACTGAACATCAGGTGTTTGCCTGGGCTCTTTCTAGGCTTTGTGTACTGCAACTCCAAAATATCACTGTGGGGTATCTGAAGAAGAATAAACCAGCAGTTTAAAACAAGGATATCCATAACAGCAGTTGTTCAGTATGACAGCACGATGTTAGCTTAAACAGGAAATTTGTGTGTTGTTAATCAGgaaatcagaaaggaaaataaagagggACTCCGCTGTTCCCAGGGGAGCTGGGGTGAGCATCTCGAAATCTCCCTGATGGAGAGGGATGGGTGAGCAGAATGCAAGATGGACTCTGACAAAGCCCACAACCACCTTCCTGATTCCCCTCAGCAATCactgctgttcctctgctgaTTCTTTTCACCTTGGGCTGGGGAATTCTCTGCTGTTGGAGAGCAAGAAATTTTCAAGGGTTACCACATCCAGGTAGCACCTCCTTCCCCATCACATCTTCACAGGGCCACTTCCCACCCAGCCCCTCCCAGGCACATCTTTGTCCAGTGCTTGGGTTTGTCTTGTTGGCTGGAGATGATGGCTCTGGTGCATctcagggaagagaaaaaaaaaaccatattgCAAAAATAGATCCCCCTACACAAGGAATTCACCACCTTTGTAAGAACCTCTCTGCAAAACACCCAGTTCCAAAACACGGCTTGTCCAAGGTGTGGCCCTAAGCAGATGAAACTCTTTTCTTATGCCACACCTCTCTTCAGAGAGTCAGATACAATCCTGCCTGGAACTATCTTAGACAATGGATAAACCACACCATGTGTATTTAggttctttattattttaatgcaaagcTGGATTATTCAATTCCAGCTTCTGTATCATGAAGAGAGGCAGGATAGATGCTCTCACATTTTATACAAAGTTTTAATCAAAAGCAATTCACATACTGAGGGTGGAATTTAGGGACATCTGTGATTGCAAAAGGGAATGAATGCTGCCTATCAAGTGAGAAGAATCTGAGCTAATGTTGCTGACAGGTGCCTTTCTACAAGCACTTGCTGTCTTGTTTTTCTATCACTTATTGCCTTGCTGATGAAATACAGCTGGTAGGTGGTTTGATCAGTTTGTGTATTTGCATGTAATTAAAATCAGGGAATGCCATGCTTTGTGATGTGAAGAAGGGTGTTGCCACTGAAGCCAGATATCTAGAAGTAGGTAGGAGCAGGCAGTCTTTTTCTTCAGAGTCAGGAATAGTAGATCTTTAAAGTTAAATCCAAACAAGTGTGGGAAAAAAACTTGGTTTGTAACACCCTGGCTAAGTGCTGGAGAGCACCAGCTCCTTCCAGTATCAGCTGTAGGGTTTTT
The genomic region above belongs to Heliangelus exortis chromosome 8, bHelExo1.hap1, whole genome shotgun sequence and contains:
- the MRPS14 gene encoding small ribosomal subunit protein uS14m, translated to MAAAMLGWALRAARHLSPVLPSSGTSQVRSYYVDWRMLRDVKRRKLAYEYADERLRINAIRKNSILPKELQEVADKEIASLPRDSCPVRIHNRCVLTSRPRGVRRRWRLSRIVFRHFADHAQMSGIQRAMW